A section of the Tachysurus fulvidraco isolate hzauxx_2018 chromosome 7, HZAU_PFXX_2.0, whole genome shotgun sequence genome encodes:
- the LOC113635486 gene encoding cytochrome P450 4V2: protein MARAFGLVTVGACVLALAVAWISYRLIRNFLRMWNVLKPVPSIGVAYPLLGHALQLKSGAGEFFCQMVGFADEFRNAPLLKAWLGPLPFLFLYHAETVERVLNNSVHMDKAYSYTFLHPWLGTGLLTSTGTKWRSRRKLLTPTFHFSILTDFLEVMNEQAVVLVDKLDKHAGKEPFNCFSHITLCALDIICETAMGKKIYAQSNQDSEYVRSVYRMSDLISKRQRMPWYWPDVAFHYFGDGKEHDRCLKILHSFTESVIRERERYAVHHMESDRGTDQGKKKRQAFLDMLLKTTDEDGNKLTHRDIQEEVDTFMFEGHDTTAAGMNWAVHLLGAHPDIQRRVQQELYEVFGDSDRPISSEDLKKLRYLECVIKEALRIFPSVPFFARTICEDTQINGYKVPKGVNVIVMTYALHRDPRFFPEPEEFRPERFLPENMAGQTPYCYIPFSAGLRNCIGQRFALMEEKVILASILRSFNIVSCQTRDELKPHGDLILRPEKGIWITLQRRRC from the exons ATGGCACGTGCGTTCGGTTTGGTGACCGTCGGCGCGTGTGTCCTGGCGCTCGCGGTGGCCTGGATCTCCTACCGGCTTATACGGAACTTCCTGCGAATGTGGAACGTTCTGAAGCCCGTGCCGAGCATCGGCGTGGCCTACCCTCTCCTGGGGCACGCGCTGCAGCTCAAGTCCGGAGCCGGAG AGTTTTTTTGTCAGATGGTCGGATTCGCGGACGAGTTTCGGAACGCGCCGCTACTGAAGGCGTGGCTTGGACCCCTGCCCTTTTTGTTCCTGTACCATGCAGAGACCGTGgag CGGGTTCTGAATAACTCTGTGCACATGGATAAAGCTTATTCTTATACCTTTTTGCACCCCTGGCTCGGAACTGGGCTGCTGACCAG TACAGGGACTAAATGGCGGAGCAGGAGAAAGCTCCTCACTCCCACCTTCCACTTCTCCATCTTGACTGATTTCCTGGAGGTGATGAACGAGCAGGCTGTGGTCCTTGTGGACAAACTGGACAAGCATGCAGGGAAAGAGCCATTCAACTGCTTCAGCCACATCACACTATGTGCTCTGGACAtcatctgtg AAACAGCCATGGGGAAAAAGATCTATGCCCAGAGCAACCAGGACTCAGAATATGTGCGGAGTGTCTACCG GATGAGTGACCTTATCAGTAAGCGCCAGCGGATGCCATGGTACTGGCCGGACGTTGCTTTCCATTACTTCGGTGATGGCAAAGAGCACGACCGCTGTCTGAAGATCCTGCACTCCTTCACTGAGAGT GTTAttcgtgagagagagaggtatgcAGTCCACCACATGGAGTCCGACAGAGGAACTGATCAGGGAAAGAAGAAGAGGCAGGCCTTCCTGGATATGCTTCTGAAGACGACGGACGAAGACGGGAACAAGTTGACACACCGAGACATCCAGGAGGAAGTGGACACGTTCATGTTCGAG GGACATGACACTACAGCAGCTGGTATGAACTGGGCTGTTCACCTGCTGGGGGCTCATCCTGATATACAGAGGAGAGTTCAGCAGGAGCTGTATGAAGTGTTtg GTGACTCTGACCGGCCTATCAGCAGTGAGGACTTGAAGAAGCTGCGTTACCTGGAGTGTGTGATTAAAGAGGCGTTGCGCATCTTCCCCTCCGTGCCCTTCTTCGCTCGTACCATCTGCGAAGACACGCAAATCa atggcTACAAGGTGCCTAAGggtgtaaatgtaattgtaatgaCATACGCACTGCACCGTGACCCACGATTCTTCCCTGAGCCTGAGGAGTTTCGTCCTGAGCGCTTCCTGCCTGAGAACATGGCAGGACAAACCCCTTACTGCTACATCCCCTTCTCTGCGGGCCTGCGCAACTGcatcg gtcagcGTTTTGCTCTGATGGAGGAGAAGGTGATTCTGGCCTCCATCTTGCGCTCTTTCAACATTGTCTCATGTCAGACGAGGGACGAGCTAAAGCCACATGGAGACCTTATCCTCAGACCTGAGAAGGGCATCTGGATCACACTGCAAAGGAGACGCTGTTAA